Proteins found in one Rhodobacter capsulatus SB 1003 genomic segment:
- a CDS encoding ABC transporter substrate-binding protein — MSPVTARLVTIVILALSLTRAEALEVLTRDGGPIAGPAIAHGAEFARETGVAVHVTPRPFDALYGAVMMGFVTGSPPADVLILPADWLPDVAPYLMPVPDDLVQSPLVQGIHPAYRDRQMRWRGQWLAVTLDGDLHMGAYRRDLFEDRAAQAAYRAQTGRALEPPRTWQDYARIAAFFRARGVAGTLEASAENGQRLWSLFSHAAAYTAHPDHPGHFFFDPDTMAPEIDNPAWVRALHDYLDALATAPGPALPSHGVRTEFAAGAAAMALDWSDIGTVATDPASSKIRDRVGFFALPGTDQVWNPVAKRWDRLAAPRPVPFLAFGGWIAVVPRGAADPKAAWDYIAFLADPARATRDVMTGASGFNPYRLSQLDDTAGWSTLMGAQAAADYLSVLRESLSAPQTAPDLRLPGYPAYMAALDARLGRVLSGEITPEAALAAAATDWDRITDRLGRASQRRHYREAMGLEAAP, encoded by the coding sequence ATGTCGCCCGTGACGGCCCGGCTTGTAACAATTGTCATATTGGCGCTGAGCCTGACCCGCGCCGAGGCGCTCGAGGTGCTGACCCGCGACGGCGGCCCGATTGCGGGCCCGGCCATCGCCCATGGGGCAGAGTTCGCGCGCGAAACCGGCGTGGCGGTGCATGTGACGCCCCGCCCCTTTGACGCGCTTTACGGGGCGGTGATGATGGGCTTCGTCACCGGCAGCCCCCCCGCCGATGTGCTGATCCTGCCCGCCGACTGGCTGCCCGATGTCGCGCCCTATCTGATGCCGGTGCCGGACGACCTTGTGCAAAGCCCGCTGGTGCAGGGCATCCACCCCGCCTATCGCGACCGGCAGATGCGCTGGCGGGGCCAGTGGCTGGCGGTGACGCTGGACGGCGATCTGCACATGGGCGCCTATCGCCGCGATCTGTTCGAGGACCGGGCCGCGCAGGCCGCCTATCGGGCGCAGACCGGCCGGGCGCTGGAACCGCCCCGGACATGGCAGGATTACGCCCGCATCGCCGCCTTTTTCCGCGCCCGGGGCGTGGCGGGCACGCTCGAGGCCTCGGCCGAGAACGGGCAACGGCTCTGGTCGCTGTTTTCCCACGCCGCCGCCTATACCGCCCATCCCGACCATCCGGGGCATTTCTTCTTTGACCCGGACACGATGGCGCCCGAGATCGACAACCCGGCCTGGGTGCGGGCGTTGCACGATTATCTTGATGCGCTCGCGACCGCGCCGGGACCTGCCTTGCCCAGCCATGGCGTGCGGACGGAATTTGCCGCCGGAGCGGCGGCGATGGCGCTTGACTGGTCCGATATCGGCACGGTGGCGACTGATCCCGCGAGTTCGAAAATCCGCGACCGGGTCGGGTTCTTTGCCTTGCCCGGCACCGATCAGGTCTGGAACCCGGTCGCGAAGCGCTGGGACCGGCTGGCCGCGCCGCGCCCGGTGCCGTTCCTGGCCTTTGGCGGCTGGATCGCGGTGGTGCCGCGCGGGGCCGCCGATCCGAAGGCCGCCTGGGATTACATCGCCTTCCTGGCCGATCCGGCGCGGGCCACGCGCGACGTGATGACGGGCGCTTCGGGCTTCAACCCCTATCGGCTGTCGCAGCTGGACGACACCGCGGGCTGGTCGACCCTGATGGGGGCGCAGGCGGCGGCGGATTACCTGTCGGTGCTGCGCGAAAGCCTGTCGGCGCCGCAGACCGCGCCGGATTTGCGCCTGCCCGGCTATCCCGCCTACATGGCCGCGCTCGATGCCCGTCTTGGCCGGGTGCTCTCGGGCGAGATCACCCCCGAGGCGGCTCTGGCGGCGGCGGCGACCGACTGGGACCGGATCACCGACCGGCTTGGCCGCGCCAGCCAGCGCCGCCACTACCGCGAGGCGATGGGGCTGGAGGCGGCGCCATGA
- a CDS encoding ATP-binding protein: MSLWRGIQGRLLLIVALSTLAMALAGFAAIRALDQIGEAAETVTGRDVPAMAAALRLARIGDRLQSRGASLMAASTAAALSEAQRAIDADLAAFAEQMGALRAAAPTDSPDQIATLSAELAARLRALSTDLDRLRGLATLRAAERAKMLAQQDFLRQLLGPSILAVEAITAGETLPDPEIYRTAVRSQAPLLAAERLTDRAMSELLLAGDAREAQALQRGRDAYRRTLAQLEATGAALPAGLRADFGRALASFRDQAAPGGIFDLQTQEMTARSAAEADLRAAAARAADLKAAVDARVLAASRTTAEVTENLRRTILERTAQFAAIGLAVILIAGGLSYGLVIRPLSRNLRGVTAAMVRLAAGERDATVPGANRADEIGDLARAFTVFRENSAQVEKLDRELAERSSLLLATFETMKDGFSVFDGDRRLVACNPQYLALHDFTAEDVAAAPTITRINRMLVARGVQASLPDGTPVDLDDLVPRRLAGPTRVEMRFPSGRVLELRSNPIPMGGFATIHMDVTESRATQSQLLHAQKLETVGQLTGGIAHDFNNILAVIIGNLNILARELVETPALKARAERGLSAANRAAGLINRLLTFSRRQRLAPENVDLNGLVRGMLDLMQSSLGSGMRITPDLAADLPRVRVDPGQLENALMNLAVNARDAMEGAGEITVITRRAADGFVELAVADTGAGIPPDLLEQVFEPFFTTKPVGKGSGLGLSMVYGFVRQSGGTVTIESAPGAGTRVSLRLPESTAPEAPARPEGLDSAEACILAVDDDADLLEITADQLRRLGHAVVTAPDGLTALEMLKEIPEIDLLYTDLAMPGLGGRRLAEEAQALRPGLPVLFTSGAPGKAGADLPNLLRKPVPEEFWPPRSA; this comes from the coding sequence ATGAGCCTGTGGCGCGGCATTCAGGGGCGGCTGTTGCTGATCGTCGCGCTCTCGACGCTGGCGATGGCGCTGGCGGGGTTTGCGGCGATCCGGGCGCTGGATCAGATCGGCGAGGCGGCGGAAACGGTGACCGGCCGCGACGTGCCCGCGATGGCGGCGGCGCTGCGTCTGGCGCGGATCGGCGACCGACTGCAAAGCCGCGGCGCCAGCCTGATGGCCGCCAGCACCGCCGCGGCGCTGAGCGAGGCGCAACGCGCCATCGACGCCGATCTGGCCGCCTTTGCCGAGCAGATGGGCGCCCTGCGCGCGGCCGCGCCCACGGATAGCCCCGATCAGATCGCGACGCTGTCGGCCGAACTGGCGGCACGGCTGCGCGCACTTTCCACCGATCTCGACCGGCTGCGCGGCCTTGCGACGCTGCGCGCGGCGGAGCGGGCGAAGATGCTGGCACAACAGGATTTTCTGCGCCAGCTTCTGGGTCCCTCGATCCTCGCGGTCGAGGCGATCACCGCGGGCGAGACCCTGCCCGACCCGGAGATCTACCGCACCGCCGTCCGGTCTCAGGCGCCGCTTCTGGCCGCCGAACGGCTGACCGACCGGGCGATGTCGGAGCTGCTCTTGGCGGGCGACGCCCGCGAGGCGCAGGCGCTGCAGCGGGGCCGGGACGCCTATCGGCGCACGCTGGCGCAGCTTGAGGCCACCGGCGCGGCCCTGCCCGCGGGCCTGCGCGCCGATTTCGGCCGGGCGCTGGCCAGCTTTCGCGATCAGGCGGCGCCGGGCGGGATCTTCGATCTGCAGACGCAGGAGATGACCGCCCGCAGCGCCGCCGAGGCCGATCTGCGCGCCGCCGCCGCACGGGCCGCGGATCTGAAAGCCGCGGTCGATGCCCGGGTGCTGGCCGCCAGCCGCACCACCGCCGAGGTGACCGAAAACCTGCGCCGCACGATCCTGGAACGCACGGCGCAATTCGCCGCGATCGGCCTTGCGGTGATCCTGATCGCCGGGGGGCTGTCCTATGGTCTGGTGATCCGGCCGCTCTCGCGCAATCTGCGCGGGGTGACGGCGGCGATGGTGCGGCTGGCCGCGGGCGAACGCGACGCCACCGTGCCCGGTGCCAACCGCGCCGACGAGATCGGCGATCTGGCCCGCGCCTTCACCGTCTTTCGCGAAAACTCGGCGCAGGTGGAAAAGCTCGACCGGGAACTGGCGGAACGATCAAGCCTGCTGCTGGCGACCTTCGAGACGATGAAGGACGGCTTTTCCGTCTTTGACGGCGACCGGCGGCTGGTGGCCTGCAATCCGCAATATCTGGCGCTGCATGATTTCACCGCCGAAGATGTCGCCGCCGCCCCGACGATCACCCGGATCAACCGGATGCTGGTGGCGCGCGGGGTGCAGGCCAGCCTGCCCGACGGCACGCCGGTCGATCTGGATGATCTGGTGCCGCGGCGGCTGGCCGGGCCGACGCGGGTGGAGATGCGCTTTCCCTCGGGGCGGGTGCTGGAGCTGCGCTCGAACCCGATCCCGATGGGCGGCTTCGCCACGATCCACATGGATGTGACCGAAAGCCGGGCGACGCAAAGCCAGCTTCTGCATGCGCAAAAGCTGGAGACGGTGGGCCAGCTGACGGGCGGGATCGCGCATGATTTCAACAACATCCTGGCGGTGATCATCGGCAATCTGAACATTCTGGCGCGGGAACTGGTGGAAACCCCCGCGCTGAAGGCCCGCGCGGAGCGCGGTCTTTCCGCCGCCAACCGCGCCGCCGGGCTGATCAATCGTCTGCTGACCTTTTCGCGCCGCCAGCGCCTTGCGCCGGAAAATGTCGATCTGAACGGCCTTGTGCGCGGGATGCTCGATCTGATGCAATCCAGCCTTGGGTCGGGGATGCGGATCACGCCGGATCTTGCCGCGGATCTGCCGCGGGTGCGGGTCGATCCGGGGCAGCTGGAAAACGCGCTGATGAACCTGGCGGTGAATGCCCGCGACGCGATGGAGGGAGCGGGCGAAATCACCGTCATCACGCGCCGGGCCGCGGACGGCTTTGTCGAGCTGGCGGTCGCCGACACCGGCGCGGGCATCCCGCCCGACCTTCTGGAACAGGTCTTCGAGCCCTTCTTCACCACGAAACCCGTGGGCAAGGGCAGCGGGCTGGGCCTGTCCATGGTCTATGGTTTCGTGCGGCAATCGGGCGGCACGGTGACGATCGAGAGCGCCCCGGGCGCGGGCACCCGCGTCAGCCTGCGCCTGCCCGAGAGCACCGCCCCCGAGGCCCCCGCGCGCCCCGAAGGGCTGGACAGCGCCGAGGCCTGCATTCTGGCCGTCGATGACGACGCCGACCTGCTGGAGATCACCGCCGATCAACTGCGCCGTCTGGGCCATGCCGTGGTGACCGCGCCCGACGGGCTGACCGCCTTGGAAATGCTGAAGGAAATCCCGGAAATCGACCTGCTTTACACCGATCTGGCGATGCCCGGGCTGGGCGGGCGAAGGCTGGCCGAAGAGGCGCAGGCGCTGCGCCCGGGCCTGCCGGTGCTCTTCACCTCGGGGGCGCCGGGCAAGGCGGGGGCGGATCTGCCGAATCTGCTTCGAAAACCCGTCCCCGAAGAGTTCTGGCCGCCGCGATCCGCCTGA